A window of Longispora fulva contains these coding sequences:
- a CDS encoding vWA domain-containing protein, which translates to MITVRRLAAGTGVAVLAALVALAPPPRAGRADPGTPSLDPRPVRMVILVDESGSLEEEGVAAEREAASILAQSEFSEDSTVAVLGFASAKGDGQRPTDPACELAPLKTARANLSTCVSTLRIRTREQGYGTDFVSAYGQALSLMAQPGTEETKIIFMLTDGKLDLSESSGYESLSEDQRAREGHRLLGEKLKEANAGRVQVWPLGFGRDISTGDLDEMAAGGYQGSCDNGAHRPKARTVGNASDVTASLLEAFASARCASFGAGESGSVASGAGLDLHVTVPSLATDGAIAVTKRDPRLVVTYYDPSGAAVPKSGDRGEATYSVTGESGPVEVLRIRNPAPGNWRVHVQSSSGVPSENVSATVLWQGRIQASIIADTPSPEPGAPDVVRIHLVTRTERLTDPGALKGVRVIARLTGAGFSPIDVDANDDGRAPDRTAHDGEYAAQFTIPSTATGNLEFVGLVSGAGLDPVQLPAKGAVQRGLPPVQVAFGQPSGLVPPGGGLKSQMVLTNNSGGTPRVRLVLGQFDPGTVATVRPGVVDLANAGARTVPFTVQVDPSSRQGPAQAVLSVVDDADPTKVYGNLTFAFTIGYPPPWWQRYQWVWYLLSALALAAAAVAVQRARRARADRDVQGLVLVLSRGGATLNELVSPTGGAVFRFTVRDPEGPRARLDIPMGTDRAFDARRLPDGTIGVDGPTGRVVLRAGQPEELLPGIRLTFRDLRHSDPVPSGARGAAPQPPRPAGEFGPRADDDLL; encoded by the coding sequence ATGATCACTGTCCGACGGCTGGCCGCCGGGACCGGCGTCGCGGTGTTGGCGGCGCTGGTGGCTCTCGCCCCGCCGCCCCGCGCCGGGCGCGCCGATCCGGGGACGCCGAGTCTGGATCCCCGCCCGGTGCGGATGGTGATCCTGGTCGACGAGTCCGGGTCGCTGGAGGAGGAGGGGGTAGCCGCCGAGCGGGAGGCCGCGTCGATTCTCGCGCAGAGCGAGTTCTCCGAGGACTCCACGGTGGCGGTGCTCGGGTTCGCGAGCGCGAAGGGCGACGGCCAGCGGCCCACGGACCCGGCGTGCGAGTTGGCTCCGTTGAAGACGGCCCGCGCGAACCTGTCGACGTGCGTGTCGACCCTGAGGATCCGGACCAGGGAGCAGGGGTACGGCACGGACTTCGTCTCCGCCTACGGGCAGGCGCTGTCGCTGATGGCCCAGCCGGGCACCGAGGAAACCAAGATCATTTTCATGTTGACGGACGGGAAGCTCGACCTGTCCGAGAGCAGCGGATACGAGTCCCTCAGTGAGGACCAGCGCGCCCGCGAGGGGCATCGTCTGCTGGGGGAGAAGCTCAAGGAGGCCAACGCCGGGCGCGTCCAGGTGTGGCCGCTGGGCTTCGGCCGCGACATCAGCACCGGCGACCTCGACGAGATGGCCGCCGGCGGCTACCAGGGGTCCTGCGACAACGGCGCGCACAGGCCCAAGGCCCGCACCGTCGGCAACGCCTCCGACGTGACCGCGTCCCTGTTGGAGGCCTTCGCGTCGGCGCGCTGCGCCAGCTTCGGAGCGGGGGAGTCCGGGAGCGTGGCCTCCGGGGCTGGCCTCGACCTGCACGTCACGGTGCCGTCCCTGGCCACGGACGGCGCGATCGCCGTCACCAAACGCGATCCGAGGCTCGTCGTCACCTACTACGACCCGTCCGGCGCCGCCGTGCCCAAGTCGGGGGACCGGGGCGAGGCGACGTACTCGGTGACCGGCGAGAGCGGCCCCGTCGAGGTGCTGCGGATCCGCAACCCCGCGCCCGGGAACTGGAGGGTTCACGTCCAGTCGTCCTCCGGGGTGCCGTCGGAGAACGTGTCGGCCACCGTGCTCTGGCAGGGCCGGATCCAGGCGTCGATCATTGCCGACACGCCCAGCCCCGAGCCGGGCGCGCCGGACGTGGTCCGCATCCATCTGGTGACCCGGACCGAGCGACTCACCGATCCCGGGGCGCTCAAGGGTGTGCGGGTCATCGCCCGGCTGACCGGTGCGGGGTTCTCGCCGATCGATGTCGACGCCAACGATGACGGGCGGGCCCCGGACCGTACGGCGCACGACGGGGAGTACGCCGCGCAGTTCACCATCCCGTCCACCGCCACCGGCAACCTGGAGTTCGTCGGCCTGGTGTCCGGCGCGGGCCTGGACCCGGTGCAGCTGCCGGCCAAGGGCGCCGTGCAGCGGGGCCTCCCGCCGGTGCAGGTGGCGTTCGGCCAGCCGTCCGGGCTGGTCCCGCCGGGCGGCGGCCTGAAGAGCCAGATGGTGCTGACGAACAACTCCGGCGGCACGCCCCGGGTGCGGCTGGTCCTGGGGCAGTTCGACCCGGGGACGGTCGCGACCGTGCGGCCCGGGGTCGTGGATCTGGCCAATGCCGGCGCGCGGACGGTGCCCTTCACGGTCCAGGTCGACCCCTCCAGCCGGCAGGGCCCCGCACAGGCGGTGCTGTCCGTCGTGGACGACGCCGATCCGACGAAGGTGTACGGCAACCTGACGTTCGCGTTCACCATCGGCTACCCGCCGCCGTGGTGGCAGCGCTACCAGTGGGTCTGGTACCTGCTCAGCGCCCTGGCCCTGGCCGCGGCGGCCGTGGCGGTGCAACGCGCGCGGCGGGCACGGGCCGACCGCGACGTGCAGGGCCTGGTCCTCGTGTTGTCCCGGGGCGGCGCGACCCTCAACGAGCTGGTCTCGCCCACCGGCGGCGCCGTCTTCCGGTTCACGGTGCGCGACCCGGAGGGGCCCCGCGCCCGGCTGGACATCCCGATGGGCACCGACCGCGCGTTCGACGCCCGCCGTCTGCCCGACGGCACGATCGGCGTCGACGGCCCCACCGGCAGGGTGGTGCTCCGTGCCGGCCAGCCCGAGGAACTTCTCCCCGGTATCCGGCTCACGTTCCGCGACCTGCGGCACTCCGACCCGGTGCCGTCCGGGGCGCGGGGCGCCGCACCGCAGCCCCCGAGGCCGGCCGGCGAGTTCGGCCCGCGGGCCGACGACGACCTGTTGTGA
- a CDS encoding SAV_2336 N-terminal domain-related protein, which translates to MIDQVASTLRDLDVEPTAGRIADALVLAGYTTSAPLGGGAGLTPRPLYPEYAERSGSVSPLGKAPVYVQPEPPFDGLDQQEMEGDAYWLPAGPAAPGSLALSRALRPLRIRRPSVDRRELDEAATARRIAEEGLWEPVVRPRLERWPDLALVVDDAPSMAKWSGFVRQLHELTETLGAFRLLRRWELQRPADGPPTVRSGSRPPIAASGLADPTGRTLFLVVTDGADPHWNVTYPALLRRWGAHSPVAVLSLTPPRLWPRRGLRVVPGKVKLDRPLSPNGRWRGRTADGVRHPDPVPVVELHPRRVRWLAELLAGGADWSPQLLLDPSALPDGPDPVVERPALSAAEAVRRFRATYSPLAYSLLVYLADFPLTARFMAIVQQVALPNSGPLELAEVLDSDLVNASGLLRDDVRDELTAQVHPRERDRIRRRVGLMLDRRIGRSPERLAALVPRVGGTPGLYAIARDRGPVTWLPQSACSIESTVEPQARLEIRLRFGEAPVRSVHLGRLLERDVVSTTESFVAELRAARAGVLRIAGAELLQSTELDGVARVLVRHLESRESPQVVLTTENRHAMSAVYHGRPGLDRQIATELRLRLWRNVRPFDHAYQAVLGVLRGWGLRSTPDFEDALWVVVRGTPAEDWGPGTRLGRAREFAEDVGRRWLARSGGDRLVPLAVQDLPASSGTERQS; encoded by the coding sequence GTGATCGACCAGGTGGCGTCCACGTTGCGGGACCTGGACGTCGAGCCCACCGCCGGCCGGATCGCCGACGCCCTGGTCCTCGCCGGGTACACCACGTCCGCGCCCCTCGGCGGCGGGGCCGGCCTGACACCGCGCCCGCTGTACCCGGAGTATGCCGAGCGGTCCGGGTCGGTGTCCCCGTTGGGGAAGGCCCCGGTGTACGTGCAGCCGGAGCCCCCGTTCGACGGCCTCGACCAGCAGGAGATGGAGGGCGACGCCTACTGGTTGCCCGCCGGCCCGGCCGCCCCCGGGTCCCTCGCGTTGAGCCGTGCCCTGCGCCCGCTGCGGATCCGTCGGCCGTCGGTGGACCGCAGGGAACTCGACGAGGCGGCCACCGCGCGCCGGATCGCCGAGGAGGGCCTGTGGGAGCCGGTGGTGCGGCCCCGGCTCGAACGCTGGCCGGACCTCGCACTGGTGGTCGATGACGCCCCGTCGATGGCGAAGTGGTCGGGTTTCGTCCGGCAGTTGCACGAGCTAACGGAGACGCTGGGCGCGTTTCGGCTGCTGCGCCGGTGGGAGCTGCAGCGGCCGGCGGACGGTCCGCCGACCGTGCGGAGCGGGTCGCGTCCGCCGATCGCCGCGTCCGGGTTGGCCGACCCCACCGGGCGGACCCTGTTCCTGGTCGTCACCGATGGCGCGGACCCGCACTGGAACGTCACCTACCCCGCTTTGCTGCGCCGCTGGGGCGCGCACAGCCCGGTGGCGGTGCTCAGCCTGACCCCGCCGCGGCTGTGGCCCAGGCGGGGGTTGAGGGTGGTACCCGGAAAGGTCAAGCTGGATCGGCCACTGTCGCCGAACGGTCGGTGGCGTGGTCGCACCGCCGACGGCGTGCGGCACCCGGATCCGGTGCCCGTCGTCGAGTTGCATCCCCGCCGGGTGCGCTGGCTCGCCGAGCTGCTCGCGGGCGGGGCGGACTGGTCTCCGCAGCTGCTCCTGGACCCTTCGGCGTTGCCGGACGGGCCCGACCCCGTGGTCGAGCGACCGGCCCTGAGCGCCGCCGAGGCGGTGCGCCGGTTCCGGGCGACGTACTCCCCGCTGGCGTACTCCCTTCTCGTCTATCTGGCCGACTTCCCGCTGACGGCCCGTTTCATGGCGATCGTGCAACAGGTCGCCCTGCCGAACTCCGGTCCCCTGGAGCTCGCCGAGGTGCTCGACAGCGACCTGGTCAACGCGTCGGGTCTGTTGCGCGACGATGTCCGTGACGAGCTGACCGCGCAGGTGCATCCCCGGGAGCGCGACCGGATCCGCCGCCGGGTGGGCCTGATGCTCGACCGCCGGATCGGTCGCAGCCCCGAGCGTCTCGCCGCCCTCGTGCCGAGGGTCGGCGGCACGCCGGGCCTGTACGCCATCGCCCGCGACCGGGGTCCGGTCACGTGGTTGCCGCAGTCGGCGTGTTCCATCGAGTCCACGGTGGAGCCGCAGGCCCGGTTGGAGATCCGGCTCCGGTTCGGGGAGGCGCCGGTGCGCTCGGTGCACCTCGGCCGGTTGTTGGAGCGCGACGTGGTCTCCACGACCGAGTCGTTCGTCGCCGAGCTGCGGGCGGCCCGGGCCGGGGTGTTGCGGATCGCCGGGGCTGAGCTGTTGCAGTCCACGGAGCTGGACGGGGTGGCCCGGGTGCTCGTCCGGCACCTGGAGTCCAGGGAGTCGCCGCAGGTGGTGCTGACCACGGAGAACCGGCACGCGATGTCGGCGGTCTACCACGGCCGGCCTGGGTTGGACCGGCAGATCGCGACCGAGTTGCGGTTGCGGCTGTGGCGGAACGTCAGGCCGTTCGACCATGCGTACCAGGCCGTGCTGGGGGTGTTGCGGGGGTGGGGGCTGCGGAGCACGCCGGACTTCGAGGACGCCCTGTGGGTGGTCGTCCGGGGCACCCCGGCCGAGGACTGGGGCCCCGGCACCCGGCTGGGTCGGGCGCGCGAGTTCGCCGAGGACGTCGGGCGCCGCTGGCTGGCCCGCAGTGGGGGCGACCGGCTGGTCCCGTTGGCGGTGCAGGACCTGCCCGCCTCGTCAGGAACGGAGCGGCAATCATGA
- a CDS encoding AAA family ATPase yields MSDWQIFKGEGRPAEPERWDQLVAPPTWRSFTPSGPVRDVDTIVERREYRLAELLNTDAVDMVNAALTLRRPLLVTGDAGVGKSTLAQLVATELRLGPVLRWPVTSASRLSDGLYEYDAIGHVRAQSLQQGRSPAADGPFGPGDIGRYIRLGPLGTALLPWNRPRVVLIDELDKSDIDLPNDLLHVFEEGGFRIRELARLAESEPGGESAPVSVLTEDSDTPTVVPRGWVRCNQFPFVVMTSNGERPFPAPFLRRCLRLKLEPPSEQQLETIVHRLLDGVPGEHGARIREFVEARETRTLATDQLIDAIYLAASCPEDRPAPASVELQIMQGLDPT; encoded by the coding sequence ATGAGCGACTGGCAGATCTTCAAGGGTGAGGGCCGGCCCGCGGAGCCGGAACGGTGGGATCAGCTGGTCGCCCCGCCGACCTGGCGGTCGTTCACCCCATCCGGCCCGGTCCGCGACGTCGACACGATCGTCGAGCGGCGGGAGTACCGGCTGGCCGAACTCCTCAACACCGATGCCGTCGACATGGTCAACGCCGCCCTCACCCTGCGCAGACCCCTGCTGGTGACCGGGGACGCCGGGGTGGGCAAGTCGACCCTGGCCCAACTGGTCGCCACCGAGCTGCGGCTGGGCCCGGTGCTGCGGTGGCCCGTCACCAGCGCCAGCCGGCTGTCGGACGGCCTGTATGAATACGACGCCATCGGCCACGTCCGGGCCCAGTCCCTCCAGCAGGGCCGGTCGCCGGCGGCGGACGGTCCGTTCGGCCCCGGTGACATCGGCCGCTATATTCGCCTCGGGCCGCTCGGGACCGCCCTGCTGCCGTGGAACCGGCCGCGGGTCGTCCTCATCGACGAACTCGACAAGAGCGACATCGACCTGCCCAACGACCTGCTGCACGTGTTCGAGGAGGGCGGCTTCCGGATCAGGGAGCTGGCCAGACTCGCCGAGAGCGAACCGGGCGGGGAGTCCGCGCCGGTCAGCGTCCTGACCGAGGACTCCGACACGCCGACGGTGGTGCCGAGGGGCTGGGTGCGCTGCAACCAGTTCCCGTTCGTGGTGATGACCAGCAACGGGGAACGTCCGTTCCCCGCGCCGTTCCTGCGCAGGTGCCTGCGGCTGAAGCTCGAACCACCGTCGGAGCAGCAGCTGGAGACGATCGTGCACCGGTTGTTGGACGGGGTTCCCGGGGAGCACGGCGCGCGGATCCGCGAGTTCGTCGAGGCCAGGGAGACCCGGACGCTGGCCACCGATCAGCTGATCGACGCGATCTACCTGGCGGCGTCCTGCCCTGAGGACCGTCCGGCCCCGGCGAGCGTGGAGTTGCAGATCATGCAGGGGTTGGACCCGACGTGA
- a CDS encoding VMAP-C domain-containing protein, whose amino-acid sequence MTGTHAEHRKVATLLADVHPSPAHRGGMLRELVRELQTEIHGFLPDWVPGSEARDCLEVVRELFEEYDEVSPALKLYDICTSLPWLFPPQKKSVKALVDYLDELAHPEEKGHLNRLRDELKVLSPIPQDWRTAYQITRSEFGKLDPLSSIRDFHDCIDVLLAHAPLVLWTFLRRVAYRCEHLSSGFTDTAESIRDICRRYIESGLGDRVPNLESKLPSENWGSRKHIATRIARHSPDDYELTMWWYLDTREPDTAPVVREAQTIVVPDRDAIGLRELPGVLWTALERELAEGGDLGDKQPILEFLLPEELLFGEPVERWPTADLPLGELLPVVLRLDRQRPPESVRVDHTVRWGDLLGLKADTHRIARVASPAATIEPDCVGVVVGNMGPDRERFIHRMIGRGTPLILWHRGGEAVRILTSMSPIKMPDMLREHRRRKGRDVALIWDNPHWFPDGTTLTWKEPREP is encoded by the coding sequence ATGACCGGCACGCACGCCGAGCACCGCAAGGTCGCCACGCTGCTGGCGGATGTGCACCCGTCGCCCGCCCACCGGGGCGGAATGTTGCGGGAGCTGGTCCGGGAGTTGCAGACGGAGATCCACGGCTTCCTGCCCGACTGGGTCCCGGGCAGTGAGGCGCGGGACTGTCTGGAGGTCGTGCGGGAGCTGTTCGAGGAGTACGACGAGGTGTCGCCGGCACTGAAGCTGTACGACATCTGCACCAGCCTGCCGTGGCTGTTCCCGCCGCAGAAGAAGTCCGTCAAGGCCCTGGTCGACTACCTCGACGAGCTCGCCCACCCCGAGGAGAAGGGGCATCTCAACCGGCTCCGCGACGAACTCAAGGTGCTCTCGCCCATCCCGCAGGACTGGCGGACGGCCTACCAGATCACCCGGTCGGAGTTCGGCAAGCTCGACCCGCTGTCGTCGATCCGGGACTTCCACGACTGCATCGACGTTCTGCTGGCGCACGCGCCCCTCGTGCTGTGGACGTTCCTGCGCCGGGTCGCCTACCGGTGCGAACACCTCAGCAGCGGGTTCACCGACACTGCGGAGTCGATCAGGGACATCTGCCGGCGTTACATCGAAAGCGGGTTGGGCGACCGGGTTCCGAACCTGGAGAGCAAGCTGCCCTCGGAGAACTGGGGCAGCCGCAAACACATCGCCACCCGGATCGCCCGGCACTCGCCTGACGACTACGAGCTGACGATGTGGTGGTATCTCGACACCCGCGAGCCCGACACCGCGCCGGTCGTCCGCGAGGCGCAGACCATCGTGGTCCCCGACCGGGACGCTATCGGGCTGCGGGAGCTGCCCGGCGTGCTGTGGACGGCGCTGGAGCGGGAGCTGGCCGAGGGCGGCGACCTGGGGGACAAGCAGCCCATCCTGGAGTTCCTGCTGCCGGAGGAGCTGCTGTTCGGCGAGCCGGTCGAACGCTGGCCGACCGCGGACCTGCCGCTCGGTGAGCTGCTGCCGGTGGTGCTGCGGCTGGACCGGCAACGGCCGCCGGAGTCGGTCCGGGTCGATCACACGGTCCGCTGGGGAGACCTCCTCGGGCTCAAGGCCGACACGCACCGCATCGCCCGCGTGGCGAGCCCCGCGGCGACGATCGAACCCGACTGCGTCGGGGTCGTGGTGGGCAACATGGGGCCGGACCGGGAACGGTTCATCCACCGGATGATCGGCCGGGGCACGCCGCTGATCCTGTGGCACCGCGGCGGCGAGGCCGTTCGGATCCTCACCTCGATGTCGCCCATCAAGATGCCGGACATGCTCCGCGAGCACCGCCGCAGAAAAGGCCGCGACGTAGCTCTGATCTGGGACAACCCGCACTGGTTCCCCGACGGCACGACGTTGACCTGGAAGGAGCCGAGAGAACCATGA
- a CDS encoding pentapeptide repeat-containing protein: MTTPPVPAPATSALRRRQLMEIRRAVAVAVLAGVALILAMSAVAWWLGGTPTLRREPQISATGVYNLLKLIFAVVAGIGGIVALVVSYRRQQYVEAADERAEAAHILAEAAEQRSAARQLLDQVADERASLASRRDDTRLFNERYARASEQLGSLRPAVRMAGVHAMAGLADDWEHGRQSCVDVLCAYLRIPYSPPSDPTLSPTPPTPEWLARQDEIRAEQQVRYTAIRIIAHRLRPDAETSWQGHSLDFTGATFDGGDFHDAVFSAGRVDFTEATFPAGLTSFEGAQFTGATVSFSRAQFTGATLLFTGAAFLAADTTFDGARFSRGRVMFDHARVEAGLVFDRADLDDCLLSFTALTVAAGSVSFAATRVNGGTVHFQDAEIAGQGRMAFHSTDFSGGTVTFANTGFLGGDTSFQGSSFTGCVVTLAGARFAGGRVTFDGIRIHPGPAPRLDASIVAAPPPGLELGPMLTVTPSTPGTSPE, encoded by the coding sequence ATGACCACTCCCCCGGTACCCGCCCCCGCCACCAGCGCCCTGCGGCGACGGCAGCTGATGGAGATCCGCCGGGCGGTCGCCGTCGCCGTCCTCGCCGGCGTCGCCCTGATCCTGGCGATGAGCGCCGTGGCGTGGTGGCTGGGCGGCACGCCCACCCTGCGGCGCGAACCACAGATCTCCGCCACCGGCGTCTACAACCTGCTCAAACTCATCTTCGCCGTGGTCGCCGGCATCGGCGGCATCGTGGCACTCGTGGTCTCATACCGCCGCCAGCAGTACGTGGAGGCCGCCGACGAACGGGCCGAGGCCGCGCACATCCTCGCCGAGGCGGCCGAACAGCGCTCCGCCGCCCGCCAACTCCTCGACCAGGTCGCCGACGAGCGGGCATCACTGGCGTCACGCCGCGACGACACCCGGCTGTTCAACGAACGCTACGCGCGGGCGTCAGAACAACTCGGCTCGCTCCGCCCGGCCGTCCGGATGGCCGGCGTGCACGCGATGGCCGGCCTCGCCGACGACTGGGAACACGGCCGCCAATCCTGCGTCGACGTGCTGTGCGCCTATCTGCGGATCCCTTATTCCCCACCGAGCGACCCGACCCTTTCCCCGACACCACCCACCCCGGAATGGCTGGCCCGACAGGACGAGATCCGGGCCGAACAACAGGTCCGCTACACCGCCATTCGCATCATCGCCCACCGGCTGCGTCCCGACGCCGAAACCTCGTGGCAGGGTCATTCCCTCGACTTCACGGGAGCGACATTCGACGGTGGCGATTTCCACGACGCCGTATTCTCCGCCGGCCGGGTCGATTTCACCGAGGCGACCTTTCCGGCGGGCCTCACGAGTTTCGAGGGAGCGCAATTCACCGGCGCGACGGTCTCCTTCTCCCGGGCACAATTCACCGGCGCCACCCTCCTATTCACCGGCGCGGCGTTCCTGGCCGCAGACACCACTTTCGACGGCGCCAGATTCTCCCGTGGCCGGGTCATGTTCGACCACGCCCGCGTCGAGGCCGGGCTGGTCTTCGACCGCGCCGACCTCGACGACTGCCTCCTGTCGTTCACGGCGCTGACGGTCGCGGCGGGCTCGGTGTCGTTCGCCGCCACCCGGGTCAACGGCGGCACGGTCCACTTCCAGGACGCCGAGATCGCCGGGCAGGGCAGAATGGCGTTTCACTCCACCGACTTCTCCGGCGGCACGGTGACGTTCGCCAACACCGGCTTCCTCGGCGGCGACACGTCCTTTCAGGGCTCCTCGTTCACCGGCTGCGTCGTCACCCTCGCGGGCGCCCGGTTCGCCGGCGGCAGGGTGACCTTCGACGGCATCCGGATCCACCCGGGGCCCGCCCCGCGACTCGACGCCTCGATCGTGGCCGCACCGCCGCCAGGCCTGGAACTCGGCCCGATGCTGACCGTGACACCGTCGACACCCGGGACCTCACCGGAGTAA
- a CDS encoding RNA polymerase sigma factor codes for MNEVMLRSLTPGVLGILVRRGADFAAAEDAVQDALVEAVRVWPADPPRDPKGWLVTVAWRKFLDATRADAARRRREDLLDEEPVPGPAPAVDDTLQLYFLCAHPSLTPSSAVALTLRAVGGLTTRQIASAYLVPEATMAQRISRAKRTVAGVRFDQPGDVATVLRVCYLIFNEGYSGDVDLAAEAIRITRQLSATIDHPEVAGLLALMLLHHARRAARTAPDGSLVPLAEQDRARWDTRSIAEGVEILQAALARDRLGEYQAQAAIAALHADAPAAAETDWVQIVEWYDELARLTDSPVVRLNRAVAVGEADGPRAGLAALAALDDALPRHTAVAAYLHERDGDLAMAARLYAEAAHRASNLAERDHLTRQAARLNALLR; via the coding sequence GTGAACGAGGTCATGCTCCGCAGCCTCACGCCGGGTGTGCTCGGGATCCTCGTCCGCCGCGGAGCTGACTTCGCGGCGGCCGAGGACGCCGTGCAGGACGCGCTGGTCGAGGCGGTCCGGGTCTGGCCGGCCGACCCGCCGCGGGACCCGAAGGGCTGGCTGGTCACCGTGGCCTGGCGCAAGTTCCTCGACGCGACCCGCGCGGACGCCGCCCGCCGCCGTCGCGAGGACCTCCTCGACGAGGAGCCGGTGCCCGGTCCCGCGCCGGCGGTGGACGACACGCTGCAGCTCTACTTCCTGTGCGCGCACCCGTCGTTGACGCCGTCGTCGGCGGTCGCGCTCACGCTGCGCGCCGTCGGCGGGCTGACCACCCGCCAGATCGCGAGCGCCTATCTGGTGCCCGAGGCGACCATGGCGCAGCGGATCAGCCGGGCCAAGCGCACCGTGGCCGGTGTGCGGTTCGACCAGCCCGGCGATGTCGCCACGGTGCTGCGCGTCTGCTACCTGATCTTCAACGAGGGCTACTCCGGCGACGTCGACCTCGCGGCCGAGGCCATCCGGATCACCCGGCAGCTCTCGGCCACGATCGACCACCCCGAGGTGGCGGGGCTGCTCGCCCTCATGCTGCTGCACCACGCCCGGCGCGCCGCCCGCACCGCGCCCGACGGCAGTCTGGTGCCGCTCGCCGAACAGGACCGTGCCCGGTGGGACACCCGGTCGATCGCCGAGGGCGTGGAGATCCTGCAGGCGGCCCTCGCGCGCGACCGGCTGGGCGAGTACCAGGCCCAGGCGGCCATCGCCGCGCTGCACGCCGACGCGCCCGCCGCCGCGGAGACCGACTGGGTTCAGATCGTCGAGTGGTACGACGAACTCGCGCGCCTCACCGACAGCCCGGTCGTCCGGCTCAACCGCGCGGTGGCCGTCGGCGAGGCCGATGGGCCGCGCGCTGGACTGGCGGCGTTGGCGGCGTTGGATGACGCGCTGCCCCGGCACACGGCGGTGGCCGCGTACCTGCACGAGCGCGACGGCGACCTGGCCATGGCCGCACGGCTGTACGCCGAGGCGGCCCACCGGGCGTCCAACCTCGCCGAGCGCGACCACCTGACCCGCCAGGCCGCCCGGCTCAACGCCTTACTCCGGTGA
- a CDS encoding YciI family protein codes for MAKYLLLKHYRGAPTAVNDVPMDQWTPEEITAHVGYMRDFAARLEGTGEFVDGQALAAEGLWVRYDGEGRPPVTDGPFAETKDLIAGWMVIDVDTQERAVELAGELSAAPGAGGKPIHEWLEVRPFYGVSPTITE; via the coding sequence ATGGCCAAGTATCTGCTGCTCAAGCACTACCGTGGCGCCCCGACCGCGGTCAACGACGTCCCCATGGACCAGTGGACGCCGGAGGAGATCACGGCACATGTGGGGTACATGCGTGACTTCGCCGCCCGGCTCGAGGGGACCGGCGAGTTCGTCGACGGTCAGGCGCTGGCCGCCGAGGGGTTGTGGGTCCGCTACGACGGGGAGGGGCGCCCGCCGGTCACCGACGGCCCGTTCGCCGAGACCAAGGACCTCATCGCCGGCTGGATGGTGATCGACGTCGACACCCAGGAGCGTGCCGTCGAGCTGGCCGGGGAGCTGTCGGCGGCCCCCGGGGCGGGTGGGAAGCCGATCCACGAGTGGCTCGAGGTGCGCCCGTTCTACGGCGTGTCGCCCACCATCACGGAGTGA
- a CDS encoding cupin domain-containing protein, with translation MSKISKDTATQGGDYGEVVDHADQLDEYTVNFVEFHADVDGTPLLKGLPDDRCQCPHWGYVLHGKATFKFADREEVYEAGDAFYTPPGHIPVKHEPGTEFVMFSPTEEMQKTEAAMARNMEAMQAR, from the coding sequence ATGTCGAAGATCTCCAAGGACACGGCGACCCAGGGTGGCGACTACGGCGAAGTGGTCGACCACGCCGACCAGCTCGACGAGTACACGGTCAACTTCGTGGAGTTCCACGCGGACGTCGACGGCACCCCGCTACTGAAGGGACTGCCGGACGACCGGTGCCAATGCCCGCACTGGGGCTACGTGCTCCACGGCAAGGCCACCTTCAAGTTCGCCGACCGCGAGGAGGTCTACGAGGCCGGCGACGCGTTCTACACGCCGCCGGGGCACATTCCGGTCAAGCACGAACCGGGCACGGAGTTCGTGATGTTCAGCCCCACCGAGGAGATGCAGAAGACCGAGGCCGCCATGGCGCGCAACATGGAGGCGATGCAGGCCCGCTGA
- a CDS encoding dihydrofolate reductase family protein, with product MRSVTYSMGVSLDGYIVGPDGGFDWTAPDKEVFRFWIDEIRTVGVHLLGRRLYETMLYWETAEQDHSLDDSEHEWAALWNPLPKVVFSTTLSTVLGNARLLTGGLAEEIERLRVEPARGDIAIGGATLAAEAAEAGLIDEYRTMVYPVLVGGGVPFFPRRGRRVDLELVETRTFSSGVVHLRHRVTRPSA from the coding sequence ATGCGCAGCGTCACGTACTCGATGGGCGTCTCACTGGACGGCTACATCGTCGGCCCGGACGGCGGCTTCGACTGGACGGCGCCCGACAAGGAGGTCTTCCGCTTCTGGATCGACGAGATACGAACGGTCGGCGTCCACCTGTTGGGCCGGCGCCTGTACGAGACGATGCTGTACTGGGAGACCGCCGAGCAGGATCACTCCCTCGACGACTCCGAACACGAGTGGGCCGCGCTCTGGAACCCGCTGCCCAAGGTGGTGTTCTCCACCACGCTCTCGACCGTGCTGGGCAATGCCCGGCTGCTCACCGGCGGCCTGGCCGAGGAGATCGAACGGTTGCGGGTCGAGCCCGCGCGGGGCGACATCGCGATCGGCGGTGCGACGCTGGCTGCCGAGGCGGCCGAGGCGGGCCTGATCGACGAGTACCGCACCATGGTCTATCCGGTACTGGTGGGCGGCGGCGTTCCGTTCTTCCCCCGGCGCGGACGCCGGGTGGATCTCGAACTCGTCGAGACCCGCACCTTCAGCTCAGGAGTCGTCCACCTCCGCCACCGGGTGACGCGCCCGTCGGCCTGA